A segment of the Sphingobacterium oryzagri genome:
CCATTGCAGCTATCTCTCGGACATTATGTGCGGTATTGGATCCCAAATGGTAGTCGAGATCATAATAGAGGACATAAAAACAAACATATTATAAAACAACAATTTACATCAAGTGGACTGCATACTTGTTATCGCTGCCATAAAGCATCATACATTTTATACCAGAATCGCACTCATCGCTTTCCAATCTCACACTTGCTTAGTGAGATCATCGATGGACCGGTAAGCACCTCACCATCAATATTGTAGCGCGCACCGTGACAGGGGCAGTCCCAGCTCTCTTCTGTGTTGTTCCACTTTACTAGACAGCCTGCGTGCTTGCATACAGGATCGATAGCTGTTATTGCTCCGTCTCCATCTTTATAAACCCCAATACGCTGTCCCTCGTATTTAAGCACCGCTGCTTCACCTCGAGCCAGTTCCGCTAACCCGTCAATTTTAGTTATCGATAAACGATCCTGCACAAAATGTTTAAGTACATCCACATTTTCAACTATCAGATCTTTAAAAGAAGAGAGCGGTCCGAATCGCCCCGGGGAGTATAGGGATTCAAACTCACAGTTTCCGGTTACAATGAGATCGGCAAGCATGTGCCCCGCGAGTGAACCAAATATCATCCCGTTGCCACCAAATCCCGTAGCAATTAGCTCCCTATGATCAGGCTTGCCCGGATAATACCCGATGAAGGGCAAAGCATCTAGGCTCTCATAATATTGGGATGACCATTCGTACACTTTTTTGAACGGGCTAAAATGCTTTTGTACAAATCCATCTAAGGCGAGAAAGTTTGCTTGCTCGTTTTGTGCGTGCGCGGTTTTGTGGTCTTGGCCTCCCACTAACAAAAAACGCTGCCTGCCTTGGATGACCGTACGGAAATAGTGGAAAGGTTCTTCCATATCGTATATGACCTTCTCTGGATATTCACTTTCGTTTGCGAGCTGCCATAGTTGCAGGTAACTCCGGTAGGGTGCTACCCGAAAGTTCATCAGCTGTATACCTGGTGTGGTATGTGTCGCGTAAATAACGTGGTCTGCCCGAAAGAGATCCCCTGCCTGGGTTTCCGCCAAG
Coding sequences within it:
- a CDS encoding FAD-dependent oxidoreductase; the protein is MLSSFPADKDADVLVIGAGITGLTTALALLEKGKSCIVLEARSIAFGTTGGTSAHLNTVLDTPYSDIIKQHGIEKAQEVLRSTRKAMEWIRHNVEKFAIDCDLTDCSGQMYAGTADEKKQLEKIKDGIIELGISCREVSDVDIPVKQIYAIEFAEQGHFNPAKYVVGMAEAIQALGGYILGESLVQKVSRKDGNILAETQAGDLFRADHVIYATHTTPGIQLMNFRVAPYRSYLQLWQLANESEYPEKVIYDMEEPFHYFRTVIQGRQRFLLVGGQDHKTAHAQNEQANFLALDGFVQKHFSPFKKVYEWSSQYYESLDALPFIGYYPGKPDHRELIATGFGGNGMIFGSLAGHMLADLIVTGNCEFESLYSPGRFGPLSSFKDLIVENVDVLKHFVQDRLSITKIDGLAELARGEAAVLKYEGQRIGVYKDGDGAITAIDPVCKHAGCLVKWNNTEESWDCPCHGARYNIDGEVLTGPSMISLSKCEIGKR